aACGAACTGAAGCATGGGAAGGAATTTGATCACCCTGAGGAGTACTGGTCCTTGTATGAGGTGTACAAATATAACCAAATGCTGGAGAAGATGTACCtaccaaaagaaaaagagagcTTGGAAAATATCGAAAAGAAATATTGGGAAATCATcaataaaggaaaagagcAAGTCGTTTCTATATATGGCGCTGATTTGCCCGTATCCAAAAATCATCCTACGTGCCTATTTCATAACAACCTAAAACGGCTTGAGGACTCCGGGCGGAATGACAGTGGTAGTGACATCAGCACTGCGAACGGGAGCAGATGTAGCAGTGTCAAGAGTGGGACCATTGAATCATCGTGCGAGTCGAGTAGCTATCATctgaaaaggggagaagaaggggacaGTGGTTTATTACATGCGGGTGAGTTCAAGGAAGAAATGTGTGAAGACCCTACAAACGTGTATGTGCCATCGCGTGTGGATAAACTAAATGATGACATGAGCCTTTCGCTTCCCCTGGGGAACAGCAGTAACGAAGATAATAGCGATTGCTCTAATGGTCACTGCTCTAATGGTGATTGTACCAATGACGACTGTACCATTGACAGTGCAAACGCCCACCGCATCAGTGAAAATGGAATTCACCACTGCTGCAATGACAATGCAAATAACGAAGGGATAGTGAGTGAGCACAAACGGGGTATAATAGATGTGATTAATATTTCTGATCCTGAAAATGTCACGATGGAAGAAAACCGGGTCGATAATAGAGGACATGCAATAAACAAGAGCGAGGATGATACTTATTTGGGCAGGGATCGAAAAAAGGATCACAGTGATCATCCAAGGGGTAGTATCAATGGGATCGACACTGATAGAAGAACCCCTAGTTGTGCAGGTGGTATAAACGAAATCTCTAGCACTGAAGGAGGTGTGTGCCAAAGCGCCagtgataaaaatgatagGAGCAAAGGGACCTCTAGTGGAGAGGTGAAATTTTGTCACACGAGCAGTGAAACAAATGTAGGAAATCTAAACCCTGATAAAATGTTTATCAAACAGAGAGAAAAGTACTACTccgaaataaataatgtaattaaaaacataaatgaaaatttgaatataaaatcACTCCCCTTTATAAAAGGATCGATGCTACGAAATGTAGATATATCCATCGAGGGGGTTAACATTCCATGGTTATATGTCGGAACgctcttttcctccttctgctgGCACACAGAAGATAATTATTTCGCTTCTATAAATTATCAGCATTGGGGGAAACCCAAAATATGGTACGTCATACCACCTCTATACAGTGACAAGGTGGAAGATGTTATTTATGAAtacttaaaagaaaatagtaATCAGGAGGATGTGCTGATGGAAAGatcaaatggaaaaatgaaaaaaaaggagcgcagaaatttatttaataattctgatttaaaaaaaaaactcaaagaAGAAAGCTCTATTATGCACATTATCGGAAGTGAGCAAAGgctaaaaaatttgcgcatttcaaaaaatagcCCAAATTTAACCTCTACGAATCGTACTACTACTGGAAGTACTAGCTGCTCCAGTGCTGTAGTGGCTAGCACTAGCGCGACTGCCACTACTATGGCTAGTAATAGCCACAGCAATAGTAGCAGCGCTAGCAGTAGTACGGCCACGAGCGCTAGCCATAATACACCTGAAGATAATTTACTCCTTATAGATGTCGATATAAATAATGCAGATTTGATATATAGAAAATCTTATttgaattacaaaattgtggatagaaaacaaattaattttaaaaaagaaaataataaaaataaaatttacaaattaaCCATACAAGTTCCAATTGAggtttttctaaaaaataagattccagtttataaaaacattcaaagaaaaaatgaatttattttcctatgGCCTAAAACATTTCATGGAGGTTTTAATTCAGGCTATAACTGCAATGAAGCTTGCAATATTGCTCCCACATTTTGGCTATTTTACGGCTTACAGTCATATTacaattacaaatattttagaaACACCTGTATATCcattcatttcattttattttcaaatttattgCATTATCAAGAATATACATTTAGCCAACTCAAACACATCATATACTCCCTGCGTTATATACTAACTGATgagtacaaattttttaggGAAAGTAAAACGTTATTTATAGAGTTCACCCTAAATCGCGATgccctttttaataataagcTTATGAATTATTCAGGCTATTTATCTCTGgatttgaataaaatgtACGCGAATTTCGAATGccagaaaaataaacacttttttttccaaaacaTTAAGAGTAAactggaatttttttacaaggaTTGCGATGCCTGTAATTCCCCCACGTTCAACAGTAagattacatatatatgtacttgCGTGATATACGAATGGCGCGTACAAATGTACATGCATTTTGCGCGAATTAAATGAGGGAGAGTTAAGCGCGCATTTTGCGCGCGCAGTTACATGCAAACATAATATTCGAACGCAATATACGAACGCAATATACGAACGTAATATACGAACGCAATATACGAACGTAATATACGAACGCAATATGCGAATGCAATGTGCGAATGCAACATGCGAACATTACATGCGTACATCACATGCGTACATTGCATTTAAACGCGCATATATACGCGTATAATATACGGTTATGGCTCTCGTGGAGCGAGTGTTCAATGTATACGCTGCAGTGGGGCTAAAGATGCGTTGTACATGCATAATATATGCGCAAATGTATATGCACTATGTATTACATGCGCCCCAAAGGTGCAGAAAGCATAAATACGCtgaaaaaatcataaaaataaaatgaggagaaaaaatagaattaaaacaaaaacgaaagtaaaaaaaaaaaataaaagcgaagaacgaaaaaaataacaaataaaagttgaagagaaaaaatagagatataaaaaattgaaaaattaaataaataacatgcatatagaaaaaaatagaagtcaatgaaaattaaaaaaaattaagataaTATAtagagaataaaaattattgcaaaaaaaaaacatggtTCTATGAAAAGCGCAAATTGCATTTATTGATATTGCGTGCAATATAGCACCGTGTTTCattgtataaaattaaaataattatagtatagtaaaatatatacccCGTTGTATTTGCGGattttgcctatttttttttttatttcaggTTCAATTATATGCCCCCACTCCAATGACATTCTATGTATTCATTGCTCCGAAGAACATAGTTGCAAGTGCAAATTTAAGTAAGTCCACCACTGTTTATTTACGCATATAATATGCGTGCATAATACCGCTttgaaattatatatatgcggaGGAGccattgaaatttttatatattttttatacgcgcaaataataaattatattctatgtatgcaaaaatgtgggcACCtaaaatacatatttttattctatatttttatttttggtaGAGTTGCACTAAAAAGATATACGCTTCTAGAAATGATGAAGATTTTGACCCTCCTAATTCACTATGCCAATAAAATTGTAAGAAAATGCATGccgaaaaaaatagcaaggTCAATTTTATTCTgaccgaaaaaaaagtgtacttTGGTTTCCatactttgcattttttagtTTCATTTGTGCTAAAATAGAGGATGGATGTGCTTTaatttgtattcattttaCTTACATGGGTGCATTTTTAGCACCCTTTTTTCCGTTGGGTGCActtttgtcacttttttcataCTAGGTGCacttttgtcttttttttcaaaaataggtgcattttttcaatatttttcctttttttctttttttcttttcatttcttttttttgtttttcgaAATGTTTTGCAGATTTTGCAATTATATGCAATggagtgcatttttttgcaattttctcaaaaattgcaaatttttgccaAGTTCGTTGTTAGCATGTTGTCATTATGTTTTCAGTACGTTGCCAGTTCGTGTTCAATGCGTCGTAAGTATGTTACCTTCCATTGTAAATTATGTTGCCAACACGTTATTATAATGTTCTTTTAGTGTTGTAGACCCCTTGCAAATGAGTTGATCGTTCGTGTTGTGATTACTTTGTTCGTTCGCTTCGATTTCACTGTTTGTTTGTTGCGAGTGCATTGCGAGCCCGTTGCTAGTCCGTTGGCAATCCTTGTTTGTCTGTTGCCTGTTCGTTTCATGTTGTGCTTTGCTTGTGAGTTGATTTTAGCGTAATATTAGTTTAATATTAATGTGATGTTAGTTTTACATTCATTAGATTTTAGTTTGATTTATATTTGTTGTAAGTTTGTTGCCAATTTGatctttatttgttcatctgtgcgttcccattttgacaaCAAAATTTCAGTGGAGTATAGTAATGATGTGCACATATTCTTTTTGTAGATTACATTTGTATATTGTTTCAAGTTACAAGCTGATGCGCTTTTATTTCCGTATCACccttttgataattttttgttcccttgttttgttgttgttttttgtaaatgcATGTGTTTAGTTGAGTTTTTTGTTTGAACGTATTTTGATTTGAAGTACTActgcatgtgtacatgtttTAGTGAATTACAATATGCCAATCCTCCACTTTCTTGCattctttgtttttcaatTGTAGCATTGATGTGGCTATTGTTTTTGTCAtgattttttgatttttaattaaatgtttGTATtgataatatatgtacatatatgatttttattCTCATGACTTATTTGCATGATGTCGAAGCACAAGTAGCACCCTCTTGATGTTGTGTATTTTGTGTACGCTTGTGTGTACATTTGTATGCTTgggtgtacatatgtatgcttGTGTATGTTTTGTAATTCGGCGTTGCACGcgcatgtacacacacatatatacacacacacacacactttgtttttatttttgtttccatatTTGTCCCTATCTTTGTTTTAAcctttgctttattttattcctccccttttttcatttttctcttgaTGATTATAGAAAGCGAGTGATGAGAAAGAGGTGCAATTTGACGACATACCTGATTACAATTcattgaaaatttttgaagacAAGAACTCAATTAAACTATATAACTTAATTCGAGAAACCAAAAGATCAGATCTGGAAAAGAGACCCAGAACGACAAATTATATAGACCTAGAAAATTACTGCttcgaaaaattaaacaacGTCGGCAAAGAGAAGAacaagagggaaaaaacaaaaaatgaaaagagcaTTGTGTTGGAAGATTACTACGCAAGTTCAAATCACTTTAAGACAAAATTGACCTTGAAGTACTTTCTTCTAACATACGAAGAAGAGATGGAAGATAATCCATTGAAAATTTTACCAAAgcttataatttaattaataaattggtttgttttaatttttttaaaaaaattttatttgtaattttaccttttaatgatgaaaatatgtgcaattgatgacgaaaaaaatatgtttcaAGTTTGgggatatacatatgtatacatataaatacatatgtgtatatatatattactttttttttttttgcaataaaacataaattttttagaaatttAAGAcagtatatatgcacatatacatattatccAAAACTTTTCCCACAAATATATTGTTTTAGAATTATGAATCatacaaatttatatttaattatttttttagtataaaTGCCTCATTGATACAttaccatatttttttgtttaataaatgataattgatatatttttgttataNNNNNNNNNNNNNNNNNNNNNNNNNNNNNNNNNNNNNNNNNNNNNNNNNNNNNNNNNNNNGCTAGCcaaagtaattttttataataatatgcatTATCTTATTTCAATGAATAATTTGTAATTCATTTACgacattttaattattgtattttttttatgttatgtttttatatgtattgtTTTaattgatatatattttgatacattgaaaaatataagcgTAAATTCGTATATAttgcttatatatttttatgccttATATACgcgcgaatttttttttttttttatatatttccaaCACACattcgtaaaaaaatatgtaggTTTCATCTTATATGAGTTAAATAATTAACcctatgtatttttattcgtCCATGCAAGAATATTAAAGCCCATGagctataaaaaaaaactcaaaaattggtatatatatatcgtTATATATACGAAcctttaacattttttttaaataattgttaataaaataatatattactgTTAGGAAAATCTTGAATAATcatgaactttttttttttttttttctgtggaaaatattttttgtaatactAGGTGCATTAAGCGTTACGCAGCCCTAGAAAGCgtattagaaaaaaaataaacgaacttaaaaattgcacataATTTCAATGTTTTTTCAATGTGTATAAAAACTTCTcagaataaataatatgaatgaTACCCCATTTTCTTTAACCGCGCGTTGGAATTTCTCaaatcaataaaaaaaaaaattataatatcatGCCGTGTTTATACATGTGCTTTGCGTGCATATAAAATTCCCAAAATTTTGAGTCCACAtctaacaaaataaataagaaataGACATATAACAAAGGAATAAAACTTTATATCTGttgaaaaaagtaattttcaAACGTAGCAATGAATTTccgaattttttatacttaatTTCCCTGCTAGGCAATGACTATTAACGCGATGGGGAGATATGATCCCCGAATATAAGCATGTATATGCGCAGAATATACGCATGTGCTCACTTATtcaatgatttaaaaaaataaataaattttttgcgcTATCTGCGCGGCgaattattttgcaaaacaagTTGCTAAATGTGCTACCAATTTTGCGACCCGTTTCGGTTTTCCTTAGGGCACCGATTCGTAGAGCACTTACACAGGGTTTGCGCGTGAATAGCATTCTGGCGTGGTAAAAAGAGGAGGATAACGTTtggaaaaagataaaaattaaacaaaatgaatcaggaaaaaaaatcagaagcTAATACCTccttaaataaaaaaaattcagaagtAGAATTTTTTACGCCCAAGTCAAATTTAGCCCATGAGTGTGTTAGCAGAAACGTAGCATTCAACAATTTACACAAATATGTTAATACGAATGTTACAGAAGATCAGctgaaaaaacgaaagggaAATTCGAAAAGTTCTGCCCCTGccgtaaaaaggaaaaatgtcCCCTCAAAGGAAAAGCACAAAGAGTGttcaattttaaattatataaccGGATttaaaaatacgaaaaatattttctttaaaaatgccAATACGGATTGTGCAAAAAGTAAAGGAGATATCCCCCCAAAAGACGGTAcaattaagaaaataaaggaaaagttatcaggtgtaaaaaaaataaaaatgtcaaaaaaagaattttttccgAAAGCTCAACAAACATATTGAGatactttaaaaatgtcgatataaataacaaagaaaaaacggaacTTCATACCCATTGTGCTACAgataaaaatgcacaaaatagTTTAGATGATAAAACGTTTAGAGATGCTAACAGTAAATTTTATGCCCATGGAAATGGTGAGAAGCATGCTGATGTACATAACGATATTTATTACGGCGAAAATAATGTGCACTCAGAAGAGGGGGGGAACCGAAAAAGGGTTAGGAGTGTAAATtacgaaaacaaaatgtcAAACGAAGGAAAAGTGAAATGTGAATATGTTCACAATAATGCCAAATTGAATTGTAACTACGAGGAATATTTGCAAACTGCTTATCTATATTGTAAGAAATATTTCATGTACCGTAAAATGGAATTCTTTAGCAAGTATTTGTTTTACCGCCAGAagagcataaaaaattttattttccttattgAAGCCctatttttgcgaaaaaaatacatagaTTTGTTGTACATGCTGCAGCGTTACAAGCGGTTGtgggtatttttttacaaaggcGCAAAGACAAAGCGGGcagcggaaaaaaagaacaatgcGCGGAACAAAATCGAAATGGGGTACATATCAacgaagggaaaaaattctaaatgtggaaaaaattgcactaAATTGATTTCTCATAAATACAGAaagagtatattttttaaggtaACTGTGCAAAATGACCCAACACCCCCTACAGGGGAAATCTGCGACGTGGAGCATAGTAATGTTTGCAATATTGAAAACAGCAAAGtacacaaattaaaaaaaaaagaagaaaaaacgcaTACACACAAAATGTGTAACACGGAATTGTTttgtaaacataaaaataattatgaagtGAATAATTCCACTGGAGACGTCATAAACTGGGGGAAAACatgtaaaaggaaaacttgCAATAAAATATACTGCATATGCTATGTGGcctttgtaaaaattatgtcGCTCATCAGAATGCAAAATCAGAACTGCTTAAACAAATGCGTGaattttatacaaaaaataagtaaaaaatgtttgctAAATAAGAATGGTCATTATTTAACCCATGCAGTTATTCACTTGTACGAATTAGCAGGTTTGTATAATTACGCCCTGAAATATTCAATGCTGCTATTTTTGAAGTATCCTGTGTATCCTCAAATTATTCTGAAACTCTTCAGTTTTTCCATACTAAGCTTAAAAgatgaaatttatttaattttactaGCCAAGTATTGTAAGAGCATTTCCTGGATTAAAtatttcctcctcttcattttgtattcGGTGAATTACCAGTTTCGCAATAAAAAAACCGTTAGcaattttctcttcctccttgATGGTGTCacaaaggaaggaaaaaacatttccaaaagggaaaaaatgaacaatgtGTCAAGAAAAAGTgctacaaaaaagggggaaaaaaattgcaccaaAAATGCCCACAACGAATGCACCCCCAGAGGGGAAAATTGGCTGTGTGGCCTTACACCTGATGAACACGGCGAAAAAACGCACAATGGAAAAAGTGGCCACAACgaaataggggaaaaaattaaacacaaGAAGTGGATTAAAAGTAGTAAAATCCCCATGGAGCGGATTTGCCAACTTACCTGTGACAGCGAAAGGAACGATAGGGGTGAATGTAGCGAAGGGAGCGAATATagaggggaggggaaaagaaaacacgTTAACATCCCgcaatatttaaaaaaacactcgAGTAAACAAAACATGCACAAACATGAAGCGAACAGCAATGTacacatttgcaaaaaaatcaCATTGTACAACTCTTTATATAGCAAAGTCACATTGTACGATGCGTATGTGTACATtgcgcaaaataaattttcagattattttccaaaaattttcctATATTCCAAATTGcacataataataaatatcaaaagaagtttttatgaacaaaatttttccatGTGTTATAGTTTAAGTAAACTGTTATTGATGGATCATATGTATGACTCATCAGTagtaacattttttgttaactctgcttatttattaaaaaaaattggcgcTATAAAACGATTGGCTCAAGAATTAAAAACGAACAATcgaagaatttattttctcttttgtaATGCAGCTTTGTTGTTACATTTTAAGCAAATCGAACGATCTattcaaatatataaatatattgtgGACTCTTATcagaacattttttctgatctctatttttattccttgtttaatttaatatatgcCCTACAATTAACACAAAAAGCGCAtcaaattgttattttttgtaaaaatttaaataagttattttttaataatatacattCTTATATATTACTATCATACTACTATTTTGTAAATGACATCCCCACCAAGTGTTATGCCTCCCTTAGGAGGGCCCATGACATATATCGATATCACCCTGATACGTTTTACCTCCTTTCTTTACTCGCGCTACAGGCTAAAAGGTCAGAAAGCGAGTGTATATATAGTTGTGGCTTTTGAGATCATGCCTTCCTCCCCAATttacacacacaaatgtgtATACTCTTTTGTGTTGAGTGCGAATTGCGCATGGAGGGGCAGGCACACAATAGCAGCACAATTAAGGGGAGTATACCCTGAAGTGTAAATTTTGCTTTCTCGGCGGGGTGCCATATTGTAACATCTATGTGGTGTGTAATGATGGGATGATTCTATGTATGGGAGAAAATGCCAGTCTTGCTTTGACGCGCGTTTGGCCTACACTCCCGCTATCAAATATAGTAACAAAATAGCGCAGAAGTGGTCAACACCGGAGTTTTCGCATAGGCGCATTCTTATGTAGGCATGTGCCTATATCGTTGCGTGAATATGCTTATTTATACACacttaaacataaaaatggcggGTAGGCATTTTGCTCATGTTTACCCATCTCTGTGCACCAGCGACACGGCATAAGAAACATACCTCTTCCCCTTAGGTACCAAGAATACGGCGCCTTTAGCGAACTGGctctttttttcagtttaaGGAACCGAAATCTCAGAAACTACGTTTTTTCCAACATTTATAGAAAGCAACATAAGTATGTTCCCTCTTATTTGTTAAGCTATCATTTGGAGATAATTGATTCCGACAGAAGCAAAACTTTGGGCATCCTCAATTTAAGCTCCCTATTGAATTACGTGTACTTTGAGGGGCTAATAAAATCATACATTATACTTCACTTTTGTTCGGCAAAAAGGTATGCAGAAAGAGTGCTAGAGTGAGTATgtttgcacaaaaatttcCGCGCTCCCTTCGTTGGAAAGAAGCTGCACGCGTGTGTATGGGCATGCATACGCACATGTGTTTTATCATGTATGAATTCCGGAAGGTCGCGCGCAATCGAGTTGACATTACTACAAAGAAACTACATCAATgtttcacacaaaaaaattgggaaaaaaaacgctttcttttttaggTCCCATATAAATTATCTCATGTTGAGTAAAAATCTGGGCATCATGgctgcacattttttcccaaagaATTTAAGCCTATTACATAGTAAGGGGAAAAGGGCAATagtgcaaaatgaaaatggtAAAACGAATCGCTTTGCAATGGCGATCCTGTGTACATCACCATTTTTATCGTTCACTTTCTATATTCAGTTTTGAAATATATCGATGATGCTAGacgaagggaaaaaaaagcccaAATTTTGCATTAATGACGCTTCCTAGGAGAAAGGCACAGGGAGAATTTTCCCCACTacgtaattttaaaatgaagtTCATACATATACTCACGTACATGTGCGTGCCTAGCTGCATGTTTGAACTCTCACCGTTTGCCTAGCGAGCTATGATGCATTTTTGGAGAGTCCTAGCTGCCCACCCAAGACCCTCGCAGGATACGCAGTTGTAgcttttttcaccccttccCTGAGATGTCAGTTTGCCCCGACATGTAAAATGTACGTGTgtacgcacatgtgcatatgtatatatgtgtgcacctACGCGTGTCTGTGTATAAactcttatatatatacgttcACATGCATGCTTACGGACGAACGGGCAGGGTTCTAGGcttatttgcattttttggtaATTTCTCGTTTTCGCGACTTGTCGATTTACGCGCATAATGCGCATGTATTGGCGTGCACATTTATCTGCGCATGTATCCATTTGTTTATGAGCACACGCCAGCGCTTTTATCCACCACGAAGTGCAGTTAACTCTCTTACACCGCTACTTGCGCACATGCACGGGTGCACTTCACTCCTGTAACAGCTACATCCGCAATGGCAAGACATGAAATGCGATTCACTCATGAGATGGAAGTAGCCAATGCATGCGCTGCTAGCACGAgaaacggaggaaaaaacaaatatgaaaaaatagcaaaaataaaaaaaaataagatacGCCGCTATGGCTGACCATGTTAGGGAGCATTGAGATAACCGCTGCTAAAAGAAACGATTGCACATAAATGAAGTTTcgtgtattttttctctaccattttttttttcgcgcaatGGAACGGCACCGAAATTTTACACCAGCACTAAATTTTTCTATAAGTATAAATTTgtgggaataaaaaattggtgaGCTCTAAACAATTTCTatcacacaaaaaggggtatTTGCAATATAGGAGATA
This genomic stretch from Plasmodium cynomolgi strain B DNA, chromosome 14, whole genome shotgun sequence harbors:
- a CDS encoding hypothetical protein (putative), with the translated sequence NKGKVIRCKKNKNVKKRIFSESSTNILRYFKNVDINNKEKTELHTHCATDKNAQNSLDDKTFRDANSKFYAHGNGEKHADVHNDIYYGENNVHSEEGGNRKRVRSVNYENKMSNEGKVKCEYVHNNAKLNCNYEEYLQTAYLYCKKYFMYRKMEFFSKYLFYRQKSIKNFIFLIEALFLRKKYIDLLYMLQRYKRLWVFFYKGAKTKRAAEKKNNARNKIEMGYISTKGKNSKCGKNCTKLISHKYRKSIFFKVTVQNDPTPPTGEICDVEHSNVCNIENSKVHKLKKKEEKTHTHKMCNTELFCKHKNNYEVNNSTGDVINWGKTCKRKTCNKIYCICYVAFVKIMSLIRMQNQNCLNKCVNFIQKISKKCLLNKNGHYLTHAVIHLYELAGLYNYALKYSMLLFLKYPVYPQIILKLFSFSILSLKDEIYLILLANKVTLYDAYVYIAQNKFSDYFPKIFLYSKLHIIINIKRSFYEQNFSMCYSLSKLLLMDHMYDSSVVTFFVNSAYLLKKIGAIKRLAQELKTNNRRIYFLFCNAALLLHFKQIERSIQIYKYIVDSYQNIFSDLYFYSLFNLIYALQLTQKAHQIVIFCKNLNKLFFNNIHSYILLSYYYFVNDIPTKCYASLRRAHDIYRYHPDTFYLLSLLALQAKRYQEYGAFSELALFFSLRNRNLRNYVFSNIYRKQHKYVPSYLLSYHLEIIDSDRSKTLGILNLSSLLNYVYFEGLIKSYIILHFCSAKRYAERVLE
- a CDS encoding JmjC domain containing protein (putative); this translates as MDLYDKNTRKRKRNSKLIISSGNEEDDVDLTEKNKKNKLISSDVDCKNEPCEQNDAQGQRVDAEYDQMEEIITVDGDDGNYKLEVEEKQQMGKNEQATNSPVPTTEIKLEHEQELIKKYDDPCNSNNMPGKNEMIKLQSGKLTKLENKGNSVMKGKKKKKFADHHSNNSIYKNIEEIPVIHTTMEELSNPILFFEKYNSIGLKYGAMKVKPPNFFEPQFNSYYLNMKFNIRKQKINELKHGKEFDHPEEYWSLYEVYKYNQMLEKMYLPKEKESLENIEKKYWEIINKGKEQVVSIYGADLPVSKNHPTCLFHNNLKRLEDSGRNDSGSDISTANGSRCSSVKSGTIESSCESSSYHLKRGEEGDSGLLHAGEFKEEMCEDPTNVYVPSRVDKLNDDMSLSLPLGNSSNEDNSDCSNGHCSNGDCTNDDCTIDSANAHRISENGIHHCCNDNANNEGIVSEHKRGIIDVINISDPENVTMEENRVDNRGHAINKSEDDTYLGRDRKKDHSDHPRGSINGIDTDRRTPSCAGGINEISSTEGGVCQSASDKNDRSKGTSSGEVKFCHTSSETNVGNLNPDKMFIKQREKYYSEINNVIKNINENLNIKSLPFIKGSMLRNVDISIEGVNIPWLYVGTLFSSFCWHTEDNYFASINYQHWGKPKIWYVIPPLYSDKVEDVIYEYLKENSNQEDVLMERSNGKMKKKERRNLFNNSDLKKKLKEESSIMHIIGSEQRLKNLRISKNSPNLTSTNRTTTGSTSCSSAVVASTSATATTMASNSHSNSSSASSSTATSASHNTPEDNLLLIDVDINNADLIYRKSYLNYKIVDRKQINFKKENNKNKIYKLTIQVPIEVFLKNKIPVYKNIQRKNEFIFLWPKTFHGGFNSGYNCNEACNIAPTFWLFYGLQSYYNYKYFRNTCISIHFILFSNLLHYQEYTFSQLKHIIYSLRYILTDEYKFFRESKTLFIEFTLNRDALFNNKLMNYSGYLSLDLNKMYANFECQKNKHFFFQNIKSKLEFFYKDCDACNSPTFNSKITYICTCVIYEWRVQMYMHFARIK